In Bacteroidales bacterium, a genomic segment contains:
- a CDS encoding SUMF1/EgtB/PvdO family nonheme iron enzyme: MLVVNNNICWIVLFVMFLGGLVKDKPPFKAKEDPPGTVWLRDSLYIDVAPVSNADYRNFLRFVQAAYSQKVKDTLRKIPSYGINIDKFMDYLKLMGPDKNFIKLMSIPLDIRLSWKMTMNQYFNSSLYDTYPVVFVTYSQAKEYCEWKTYMVMLSYAARSKNQRQRSKYYTQIKYRLPTVEEMSYALTKFKDNIFARYEVFADLETFTVPAYPQKKRRLEFVYFPRNVAEMTVEENIAFGLSWFDRDTTETYIKVVEYSRPSDWIGFRCVCEIVKY, translated from the coding sequence ATGTTAGTAGTCAATAATAACATATGTTGGATTGTTTTGTTTGTGATGTTTTTGGGAGGGTTAGTTAAAGATAAACCTCCTTTCAAAGCTAAGGAAGACCCGCCTGGGACAGTTTGGCTCAGGGACAGCTTATACATTGATGTTGCTCCCGTAAGCAATGCTGATTACCGGAATTTTTTGCGATTTGTTCAAGCTGCATATAGTCAGAAAGTTAAAGATACATTAAGAAAAATCCCATCATATGGGATTAATATCGATAAATTTATGGATTATCTTAAATTAATGGGTCCAGATAAGAACTTTATAAAGCTTATGAGTATTCCTTTGGATATTCGTCTTTCATGGAAAATGACAATGAATCAATATTTTAATTCATCGTTGTACGATACTTATCCTGTGGTCTTTGTTACCTATTCTCAAGCGAAGGAGTATTGTGAATGGAAAACCTACATGGTGATGCTAAGCTATGCTGCAAGATCAAAAAATCAGCGTCAGCGTTCAAAGTATTATACCCAGATTAAATATCGGCTTCCGACAGTTGAAGAGATGTCATATGCACTTACCAAATTCAAGGATAATATTTTTGCGAGGTATGAGGTTTTTGCAGATTTAGAGACCTTTACAGTACCGGCATATCCGCAGAAGAAAAGGAGACTTGAGTTTGTTTATTTTCCACGCAATGTAGCGGAGATGACGGTAGAGGAAAATATTGCATTTGGTCTCTCTTGGTTTGATCGAGACACAACGGAAACCTATATAAAAGTTGTTGAATATTCTCGACCTTCAGATTGGATTGGTTTTCGATGTGTATGTGAAATTGTTAAATATTGA
- a CDS encoding ABC transporter substrate-binding protein, translated as MRNLFFFLLVVFIIACSRNKNDNKKGANYFFYNEISRIKSLDPAQARDLPHMWIVHQMFNTLLEFDDSLHLICSLAKSWEVDSTRKVYTFHLRQDVYFHTTHFFREKLKCTAYDVKFTFNRLADPSTASPGRWITDPIDTTSEGKLRIEVKNDSTITFYLKKSFFPFLYYLTLPYASIVPEAYIKKIGKDFSLYPIGTGPFKLRVWKPDQILILQKNNEYFEKDTFGHNLPYLDGVCVRFIQDKQVAFMEFMRGGFDFISGFDPILNFILFDEKGNLKSRYRSKWMVQRFPFLNVEYIGMNITKPPFDRWQVRKAIDLAIDKSKLVFYVRKNTGFPAYSGFVPPALLQAQSLKENYNPEKSKELLKEVGYDEQNPFPEITLHTTSNYLELAEFVQNELRKINITLKIEVLPSATLREMMYGGKTSFFRASWVADYPDAGTFLSLFYSANKTPYGPNYTFFSNKTYDSLYEISLTTFNDSVREKIYIQLNQILVKEVPVVPLYYDEAIRLVSLRIEGLKWNIFNMLKLKNVKKKD; from the coding sequence ATGAGGAATTTATTTTTTTTCCTTCTTGTTGTTTTTATTATTGCTTGTTCGAGAAATAAAAATGATAATAAAAAAGGTGCCAATTATTTTTTTTACAATGAAATTTCTCGAATAAAATCGCTTGATCCTGCTCAAGCAAGAGATCTACCTCATATGTGGATTGTTCATCAGATGTTTAATACCTTGCTTGAGTTCGATGATTCCCTACATTTAATTTGTTCTTTAGCTAAAAGTTGGGAGGTCGATTCAACTCGAAAAGTTTATACTTTTCATCTTCGCCAAGATGTTTATTTTCATACAACCCATTTTTTCAGGGAAAAACTAAAGTGCACTGCTTATGATGTCAAGTTTACTTTCAATCGTTTGGCTGATCCATCAACTGCTTCCCCTGGAAGGTGGATTACAGATCCTATTGATACTACTTCTGAAGGGAAACTTCGTATTGAAGTTAAGAATGATTCTACGATTACTTTTTACCTAAAAAAATCTTTTTTTCCTTTTTTATATTACCTTACACTTCCTTATGCTTCTATCGTACCCGAGGCATATATCAAAAAAATTGGCAAAGATTTTTCTTTGTATCCCATTGGTACTGGCCCTTTCAAATTAAGAGTTTGGAAACCTGACCAAATTCTTATTCTGCAAAAAAATAATGAGTATTTTGAGAAGGATACATTTGGTCATAACTTACCGTATCTGGATGGCGTCTGTGTGAGATTTATTCAAGATAAACAGGTAGCTTTTATGGAATTCATGAGAGGTGGATTTGATTTTATTTCAGGTTTTGACCCCATTCTTAATTTCATACTTTTTGATGAAAAAGGGAATCTCAAATCGCGTTATCGTAGTAAATGGATGGTTCAACGCTTTCCTTTTTTAAATGTTGAATACATAGGAATGAATATCACTAAACCTCCGTTTGATCGATGGCAAGTTAGAAAAGCGATTGATTTAGCCATTGATAAAAGCAAACTTGTTTTTTATGTTAGAAAAAACACAGGCTTTCCAGCTTACAGCGGATTCGTGCCTCCTGCGCTATTGCAAGCTCAATCACTAAAGGAAAATTATAATCCTGAAAAATCTAAAGAATTGCTAAAAGAAGTTGGCTACGATGAACAAAATCCATTTCCTGAAATTACTTTACATACAACATCTAATTATTTAGAGTTAGCTGAATTCGTTCAAAATGAACTTCGAAAAATAAATATTACTTTGAAAATAGAAGTACTTCCTTCTGCAACGCTTCGCGAGATGATGTATGGAGGAAAAACATCTTTTTTTCGTGCCAGTTGGGTAGCTGATTATCCGGACGCAGGAACTTTCCTTTCTTTATTTTATTCAGCCAATAAAACACCTTATGGACCAAATTATACGTTTTTTTCCAATAAGACTTATGACTCATTATATGAAATTTCTCTTACGACTTTTAATGATAGTGTCAGGGAAAAGATTTACATTCAGCTTAATCAAATTCTCGTGAAAGAAGTTCCTGTGGTTCCTCTATATTATGACGAAGCAATACGGCTTGTCTCTTTACGCATTGAAGGTCTAAAGTGGAATATATTTAACATGTTAAAGTTAAAAAACGTCAAAAAAAAGGATTAA
- a CDS encoding ribose-phosphate pyrophosphokinase, translated as MEPRVVIVSGRASRPLAEKIAQHYGTQLGTVTFTQFADGEFQVSFDETIRGTELFIVQSTHAPVENLFELLLLIDAAKRASAHHIYAVVPYYGFARQDRKDKPRVAIGAKMVATMLQAVGIDRLITIDLHSDQIQGFFEVPVDHLFGSSIFVPYILNLGLEPLVIVSPDTGGSKRANAYAKILNCDMAICYKHRAKPNQVNDMILIGDVRGKHVILIDDILDTAGTMVKAADLMAENGAKSIRTFCTHGLFSGNAYEKIDRSPIEEVIVTDTIYREHRSSKVKVISVAELFADVIYRNISCESISTHFKFNTYI; from the coding sequence ATGGAACCGCGGGTCGTTATTGTGTCGGGAAGGGCTTCGCGACCACTAGCTGAAAAAATTGCTCAGCATTATGGAACTCAGCTAGGAACTGTTACATTTACACAATTCGCAGACGGAGAATTTCAAGTGTCTTTTGATGAAACTATTCGCGGAACAGAATTATTTATTGTTCAATCTACTCATGCACCTGTAGAGAATTTATTTGAGTTGCTTTTGCTGATTGACGCAGCTAAGAGAGCAAGTGCACATCATATATATGCTGTGGTTCCTTACTATGGTTTTGCTCGGCAGGATAGAAAAGACAAACCTCGTGTAGCTATAGGGGCCAAGATGGTTGCTACCATGTTGCAAGCTGTCGGTATTGATAGGCTTATTACTATCGATCTTCATTCAGATCAGATACAAGGTTTTTTTGAAGTTCCAGTTGACCATTTATTTGGTTCGTCTATTTTTGTTCCCTACATCCTCAATCTAGGACTAGAACCTTTGGTTATTGTTTCACCCGACACGGGTGGTAGTAAGCGTGCTAATGCATATGCTAAAATACTTAACTGCGACATGGCTATTTGCTATAAACATAGAGCTAAACCCAACCAGGTGAACGATATGATCCTCATTGGAGATGTAAGGGGTAAGCATGTGATTTTAATAGATGACATCTTAGATACAGCTGGCACCATGGTAAAGGCTGCCGATCTCATGGCAGAAAACGGTGCAAAATCTATACGTACTTTTTGCACACATGGCCTTTTTAGTGGCAATGCTTACGAAAAAATTGATCGTTCACCTATTGAAGAGGTCATTGTTACGGATACCATTTATCGAGAACATCGTTCATCCAAAGTGAAAGTTATATCTGTTGCTGAGCTTTTTGCAGATGTTATTTATCGTAATATAAGTTGCGAATCCATTAGTACACATTTTAAGTTTAATACATATATCTAA
- a CDS encoding 50S ribosomal protein L25/general stress protein Ctc, with amino-acid sequence MRTVSLSGSLRKSVGKSEARRLRAQGLVPCVMYGGKEQKHFFTQEKQFKDIVYTNKPCFIDLTIDGENHRVILQEVQFHPVTDRIIHADFYEFSENKPIKMHIPISVKGNSPGVLKGGKLNIKYRSVPVKALPSKMPEEIVLDISHLDIGDKIRVRNLSNLDYTLLLPENNVLVAIQMSRAALENQQTQTQ; translated from the coding sequence ATGAGAACAGTTTCTTTGAGCGGCTCTTTACGTAAGAGCGTAGGGAAGAGTGAAGCACGTCGATTACGTGCTCAGGGCCTTGTGCCTTGTGTTATGTATGGTGGTAAAGAACAAAAACATTTCTTTACTCAAGAAAAACAATTTAAAGATATTGTTTACACGAACAAACCCTGTTTTATTGACCTTACTATCGATGGGGAGAACCATCGAGTTATTCTTCAGGAAGTACAATTTCACCCTGTTACAGATCGCATCATTCATGCTGATTTTTATGAATTTTCTGAAAATAAACCTATAAAGATGCACATTCCTATTTCAGTCAAGGGAAATTCTCCGGGTGTGTTAAAGGGTGGAAAACTTAACATAAAATATCGTTCTGTTCCTGTTAAAGCACTTCCTTCTAAGATGCCTGAAGAGATCGTTTTAGATATTTCTCATCTTGATATTGGTGATAAGATTAGAGTAAGAAATCTAAGTAACCTTGATTACACGTTACTATTACCTGAAAATAATGTGTTGGTTGCCATTCAGATGTCAAGAGCGGCTTTGGAAAACCAGCAAACTCAGACTCAATAA